In one Rutidosis leptorrhynchoides isolate AG116_Rl617_1_P2 chromosome 8, CSIRO_AGI_Rlap_v1, whole genome shotgun sequence genomic region, the following are encoded:
- the LOC139863355 gene encoding miraculin-like: MKISFLILIVLSTLSSGQVSIPVRDTNGNVLRSGTKYYIVPAKRGAGGGLITARGGGFWCPSEVAQEVSDELDGKPLSFVPANPNKDGIIYESTDLNIKFEDPHSCAPGSVWKVVVDNFVTPMVYNQGVLGNPGRETISNWFKIQKFEDHYKLVYCPSVCKSCKPKCADIGSAITNDRGRRSLVLNNIPFKVKFKKT; encoded by the coding sequence ATGAAAATATCATTCCTCATTCTCATAGTCTTATCCACACTTTCCTCAGGTCAAGTTTCCATTCCTGTCCGAGACACCAACGGAAACGTCCTACGATCTGGCACCAAATACTATATCGTGCCCGCCAAACGTGGTGCAGGCGGTGGCCTGATCACTGCTCGTGGAGGTGGGTTCTGGTGCCCATCTGAAGTGGCTCAAGAAGTTAGTGATGAATTGGATGGGAAACCCTTAAGTTTTGTACCGGCTAATCCTAACAAAGATGGAATCATTTACGAATCAACTGATCTTAACATTAAGTTCGAGGACCCTCACTCGTGTGCTCCAGGGAGTGTTTGGAAGGTTGTTGTTGATAATTTCGTGACACCGATGGTGTACAATCAGGGGGTTTTAGGAAATCCAGGTCGAGAAACGATAAGCAATTGGTTCAAAATACAGAAGTTTGAAGATCATTATAAGCTTGTGTACTGCCCTTCTGTGTGCAAGAGTTGTAAGCCAAAGTGTGCGGATATTGGTTCTGCGATAACTAATGACAGAGGACGTAGAAGTTTGGTTTTAAACAATATCCCTTTTAAGGTCAAGTTCAAGAAAACATAA
- the LOC139862067 gene encoding kunitz trypsin inhibitor 5-like: MKSFFFTFVLLSILTLSSCQFRRSPVLDTDRNILRSGTNYYVLPVAHGEGGGLTLARGNGQTCPLEVVQEVSEGSNGLPVNFASANKDGIIRETVDLNIKFSDASTCAPNTVWRAEFSNGKRTLTSQGILGRPGKDTISNWFKIDKFEDHYKLVYCPSVCHTCKPDCAAVGSSIGEKGRRSLVLNNKPLKVMFKKA; encoded by the coding sequence ATGAAAAGCTTTTTCTTCACATTTGTTCTCTTATCAATACTTACACTTTCCTCATGCCAATTCCGGCGATCCCCAGTCCTCGACACTGATCGAAACATCCTCCGATCAGGCACAAACTACTATGTCTTGCCCGTTGCACATGGCGAGGGTGGTGGCCTAACTTTAGCCAGAGGAAACGGCCAAACATGTCCACTTGAAGTGGTGCAAGAAGTTAGTGAAGGCAGTAACGGTCTCCCCGTTAATTTTGCATCTGCTAACAAAGATGGCATTATTCGCGAAACTGTTGATCTTAATATTAAGTTCTCGGATGCATCAACGTGTGCTCCAAACACGGTTTGGAGGGCAGAGTTTTCTAATGGGAAACGAACATTAACGAGCCAGGGGATTTTAGGAAGGCCGGGAAAGGACACGATAAGTAATTGGTTTAAGATAGACAAATTTGAGGATCATTATAAGTTGGTGTACTGTCCATCAGTTTGTCACACTTGTAAGCCTGATTGTGCAGCTGTTGGTTCTTCAATTGGTGAAAAAGGACGTAGGAGTTTGGTTTTAAATAATAAGCCTCTTAAGGTCATGTTCAAGAAGGCATAA